tctctctttgtaGCGTGACATTAAACGTCACAGCTAACAGAAAAGGTAGAATCACGCCTCTGAATGAGCCTGATGTTACTTAACGTTAGCTAATCTAACGCAATCGTCACGTTAACGTTATGCCGATATAGCAACGGAACCTTAGCTGACACACTGTGGAGACGCTGCTTTCATGCATCTTTCATGCGAGCAGTGTCGGATAACAGCCGTTAGCTTTTTCACGTCAGCCGTCTGCTCCCCTGGTAAGCGGTTGTTAGCACGTTAGCCCGCTTGCTAACGTTTCACACACGCTAGCCGCGGCTAACCGAGTGCTAGCTGTCACCGCGCTCTGAAACAGGTGCATTCCTGCTTAAAAACGCAGCCTGCCCGTAATGTTTAAGTCGTATGAGGACAATAATTCAGCTCGAGGTTTGACTTCAGCCGGTTATCACACAGATAGCATCGTAATCATCTTTAGCAGGCTGTGTGTCCAGCTAGCGTTACAGCTGGAAATCATGTGAATGAACAGAGAGGCTGTTGTCAGAGCAAACCGAGTTAGTGCTCATTGCAAACGCTGCAGTTCATGTGCAATGTGCAAAGCTTGGTGTCAGTTTTCACCAGAGTAAACATTaatgcagtcttttttttttgttaatcttGCAGATTGGCTTGATATGATTAAATCATCATATCATATATGTTTCAAATAAATCACGACACGGTTATAGTGAAAGCATATTAAAAATATGTGGTAAATGAGACAAAACCCCtaatgtgtaaaacaaacacacagtaacaaagTTTGTTAGTTCCTAATTACAGTTACATGATTTGGAGTGTAGAAATTTATATTAAGGAAGCAACTAATGactgttttcatcatcagttaATGTAGtatttgttttgattaattatgtatttagtcaataaaatgcaagtaaaatatgctgaatttgtaaacaaataaaacagaaaaacacaataaatccTCATGTTTTAGGTGCTGGAGCTGGTCGCCATTTCTGCTTAATAAATtactgaaactgtttttttttctaaagatccactgattgattaattgctGCAGCTCCAGTATTAGTATCATGATAGAGCTTTGAaccatgcccccccccccacaggaAAACTCCCCAGTCTGATACATGATTTTTTTACTGTTACATAAGCAGTACTCTATTCATAATTCTTTTAAAATCTTATTGATAAACTGGATCAAGTGCTTCATTGTTCAATTTTaccaaaataaattacaataaaatatgTGATCAAAGGATATGTCAGAAAATGATCCCAATCAGCTGAGAGACAGCTAGCTGAAGGTGTGACACAAAGCTCACAGAACATGATattgcagtctgtttttaatttttttattcttttgtttttgtttggggcattttatgtatttatttgagAGTGGACTGTAGGGAGATGGCAGGAAAtgaggcgagagagagagagagagatgaggaacgACATGCAACAGAAAGTGTTGACTGAAGGTGAACCTGCACAGTCTGAACCCCAAATGgatcatttttcatcttttataaATCAAATCTCTTAAGTCATACAAGTCAGTAATGTAACGTACAGAATGTGACCTGCAAATGTGAGTCAGGGAGATGAATGTCAACTGAGCCGTCACTAGTAGAAATGGTTCACATCAGAAAAGTGGAAGCAGCTGATCGTTCATGTGAGCTGCATCATGGTTTAAATAACATATCCGTTAATTATATTGTGAATTATTATGCCTTTTGACGTCTGCTGCtgagtttaaagctgcagccgGTAGCGATTCATCATCGGgattttctgcaggattttctttCGCTTTCTCCCACCCAAGCACGGAGAGGTCTGGCTCAGAGAGACCGGGCTTCACCACCTGCATCTGCAGAAGAGCCAGTAGGAACGCCCTCTCCCTGAAATGACCCGTGATTGGCCACAGTCTCACATCACAGGCTAGTCTACATCCTGAGAGCAGAGTCAGAGCAGGTGCAGAAGTCTAGTTTTCTCTCAGACAGCTTGAATCACACTATGCTGAAAGCCCAGTGAGGCCTAGAATAAACTACCTACCACAGGTTCAAGTGTTCCTGCGTGTCATCCTCGGATCACGTAATGCTGCGTGGTGTAAACACCCGGGATGAGCCTTGACCGGGCGGCTTGAGTAACTGGATCCACACCCTGCATCCGTCAGCGTGTCAGGTTACAGCGGGCTCTGTAGAACTGGTTTCCGTGGAGACAGGCAGAGGGGCGAGGGGAGGGGTTTCACCTGAGtttgacagacaggtgtgatactgtcactttgtgtgtgtgtgtctgtttatgtatCAGAATGAACAGCTCTAAATACTGCATTGACTTGAGTTGTCAGGTTTAATTTAGTTATTGGTTTATGTATCAGTTCTTTTGAAGCTGACAATGAACCTCAGAACATTTGTGATACAGAGTGAAATGTGTCCGTGCACTGCTGTCACCAAGTATCCGATCATGTTTGTCATCTTGTTTGTATTTACATTGTTTGGATAGTTTCTGTTGAGGTGATTTTTACAGTTTCAGTGTTGAGAGACATTGaatctgtgtttattattgtcaacatgaaaagaccaaaaccagcaatcTGTCTGTACTTTGTGACTTCCTGCATCTCATCTTCGAGCCCtttggttcctactgaagatgtaaatgttaaaaacaccTCACCTTGATTTTTGAAAAGCTTCagtaatttcctcaaacagctgctcactgtagtttttatcaaacaggAGGATGTGGTgcttttgttggggactattttcagcggtggattaatccacatttggtgctgtagtgagcGTTtgtgggactgtgtgtgtgtgtgtgtgcgtgcgtgcatgtgtaaGTGCGGGCATggtgaaggaacatgtcagccagaggaacagtgaggctcattgatgtgtttttaatagtttttcggcaataatggagctctgtggcacagaggaggaagatataacagaagacacacacacacacacacacacaaagtagtTGTTAGTAGCTACATTCAGTGATGGTTTGGGTGTTTTCATTAAACggaaaatgcagaaaatcaccAGACTTATCCGTTGACATTTCATAATTTTTGTGTTAAATGAAAAGAAGTAAACGCAACTCAAACTGCTGAACTCCTTTTACTAAATTTGCAAACTGAAATAAAGTTTGGTAGCAGTCTGGCTCAGAACTCAAAGGTTGCTgttcagctgcagacacacaattCTCGGACTGTCCCTGAACGCACCAGCAGTCCCTGCTATCAGCTGTCTTTCCACAACAATGAAATTTGGACTGAAACAATGGCTGAATATTCATTCTAATGATTAATCTGATGCTGACTGTTTTCATACCTCCTGATGTGCGACGCTCGAGGCGGGACGCGATCTGTAATTAGATCTTACTGGTTGTAGCTTTTATAGACTTCTGTGTACAGTTATCAGCAGAGGAAGGGGGGACTTTGACATCATGGTTctgagataaaaacaaacaacggCCTTGTTCTTCAGCTACACTTTACAGCTACAGTATGACGTCAGGTCTTCTGAGTCACACCATCTTTAATAGTCTTCAAGTTGCTGATTTGAGATTTGTACATATACACAGTGGGGGGACACaccctcttcacacacacacacagaagcacaccAGGCTGAGCAGGTGGGACCGGTGCACTGTCAAAACACCCTGCTGAGGCAGCCGAAACAAAGGTAGGACGGGCAGAGACAAAGACTCGCAGATCATTTCAagaacatgatgatgatgatgatgatagttATGGAGGATGAAAGGAGACTCGAAGCTTTGTTGTCTGTCTCAGTTGAAATGAGAGGAGTTGTCAGCCgtgaacttcctgtttctgtctgctggagTTTGAGCCAGAAAGTAAAGCCAGAGTCCAGTCCGCCTAAACCATTGTAAACCGTTGGGGGTGGAGGACGGAGGAGGGAAGCCATAGTGAGGTTATTTCAGATTCATTTCAGCCTGTTtctcagctgctggagctccaaAGAGATGTTTGGGGTAATCAGTAGTGGAgagtaactaaatacatttactcaagtgctaTACTTAAGTCCAATTCtcagtacttgtactttactgtgAGTGTTTTATGTTACCTTTTGCTTGTGCTGTATTCTACTAGATCTTAGAGgtaaatattgtgctttttactcgTCTACATTTACCAAACGGTATAAAAGTCAGCTGTACTGCAGCGTGCTACAATACGAAAATGCATCCTACATGTTTCTGCATCAGTAATCATTTAATAGTCTGATAATCTAACAATGACGGAGCCGTTTGGCTGTGTAGTGAGTACTTTCATGGTGTTTGCAGTTACTTTGAAACCAAAGCATCCGTCCTCAgtagaaaataaatagaaatgtgtcctctctgtctctgcctctctcaggtCGAGGACAGTCTTCACCTGTCGGTCTGTTTGCTGAGTCACTCGTTCACCTGTCGGCCGTCCTGGTTTTCTCTGACTGTTTGTCTGACGACCGTCCGCCTGAGTGCGTCCGTCGATCCTGCCGCCGCTGCACCATGGTACAATCACAGCACACACGCCTTCACACTCTGACTCTGAACACCTTTAGTGTTGGAGGAGATTTTAAATCCACCTGCTTAGAAATCCAAACACAATAAACAACATCTGCACAACTGAAACCTTCAAACACTGTGTTGGCCGACCTTCCTGACAGTCCAGCAGCCCAACACTGTGATGAAGCCTGAAAAACCTGATGTCCAAACTCATCGCAAGGGTCTAATAATCAAAAACAGTCCGTTTGTTTTGGCTGTAATGATGTGTTTGGGGTCCCGGAGACCCCGGGGCCTCttaaacagctttaaaaaaaacatacgtTACATCATTTATCATCTTTATTCTTTATGACTTCACCacattattaaacacaaagtttGCTACAGATAAATAACACTTTACTTCTGTTGGTGCCCACCTCTAAAATATGATCAAATACAATAGTTTTACTTCACAATATTTATCACTAATTAGctgaaagaaatgaataaataagccATCTGATTGAAAACCACAGCACTCTCTAGAATTACTAAAAATAATATCATAGTGTTTTGGTGGTATTCTCATGATAATTATACTTACTAGTTGAAATTGAGGGTTGAATTTCTGCTATACGTGGAGCAGATGTTGATGCAGGCTGGTCACATGACTCCTAtagtccagcagggggcagtatCGGCTCTCTGGTGAGAGTCAGAGATTAATTACTCAATGAAAAATGGCTCAACTgtagtttttgctttttgactTAAAGAAAAGGGGACTTAGAAAAGATTTCAGTGGGCAGAACTGTCACTAActgtccttttccttttcctacACAACGTGTTGAGTAACGCTGAGGCTGTTGGAGCATTTGCAGCACTGGGATGGACATGAATCTCTCTGCTGGTTCAGTcatcaacacaaacaatgaGACATTTAGCTGAAACAAAATCTGCTTTAGTGAGAAGACGCACAGAACTTAAATGTTAAATCTGTtgattttctctatttttcttattgtcgTCAAacctcatgaaaagaccaagtGTTGTGTTGCATCCAGAGGTTTACAGAGTGTTTCTGTTGCTTCGGAGGAGGACCTGCCTCAAAAACTAAAGTCAAGGACTAACCTCTACACAGGTGGCGATTTGCTGAATCAACGAACTGCCGGCTGTGAGATCGATGTGTAGTTTTGGGGAAATTATCTGGGAagcttctgtgtttctgtgctgagaCCGTTAATAACAAGCTTTTTACTCGCAGTGAGAATACTTGAGGTTTGAAGTGACTAATGAGCGCTGACTGTTTACAGCAACAATAAACGAACCCTCGAAGCCTTTTATTCGGCCCCTGCTGTTAGTCACAGATTCTCCATCTGCAGTCTGGACTGAAACAAGACTGCAAGCAGCTTTCAGCCTCGTGTGACTCACTGCTGTGAACGTATTAAATCTGAATGCATTCAATAAACACGGTGCGGCGTCTCTAACAGCTGCGTGTGCTGTCTGCAGAGCGTATGATGTCTGAGAGCAGCTGCTATGGCCTGCAGCAGCGGTCAGAGCAATGCCGAAACTCTGGAGGGGTTCCATGAGGTGAACCTGGCCTCGCCCACCACACCTGACCTTCAGGTAGGTCCATCGTCAACCTATCACCTCATGGCACACAGGTAGAGATTCATTGTTCAGCATGTTTAAGACGTTTACAGACTTGACTGCCTTTACTGTCATGAAGAGAGACGAGTGAGCTGTCCAGCTCTCTTTGGGCTTCACTCTGGTTTTCTGCTATCCTGAAGCTGGTCTCAATCACTATGGTAACCTCTGCTGCACATGTTccgctcagaaaaaaaaacttgtcaaCTGCCCAAccactgaccaatcagatcactGGAAGACTTGAGTCGTCATTCCTACAGGCACCCAACAGTTTCTggcttgtgtttgctgtttcaatctctgctctgcttttaaaACAGATCTCCGAACAAACGCAGGGAGAGTTTACCACACTAATCAACTTCTTACAATTCTCCATCCGTGTTTTGCGAttgaagcacattttgtcatcaaaCTGTTTAAATATGTGATGGATGAACAAAGtttcaataagaaaatattcacaatATGGTGAATATCAGTGAATTTGAAGTAACAACATTATTTTTAGCAGATTTTTAACTgatcttctgcaggacagcctccataAGCAGCTCAAACATTATATTTACAGCCTTACTTTAACCATTTCGATTTTATTCCGGGTGTTTCTGCAGCCTCTTATATTATTTTAGTCGTGTACGCTTCACAAAGCTGAATATAGtcatgtattatatatatatatatatatatatatatatatatatatgtatgtatgtatatatatatatatgtatgtatatatatatatgtatgtatatatatatgtatgtatgtatatatatgtatgtatgtatatatatatatgtatgtatatatatgtatgtatatatgtatgtatatatatgtatatatatatatgtatgtatatatatgtatatatatatatgtatgtatatatgtatgtatatatatgtatatatatgtatgtatatatatgtatgtatatatatgtgtatatatatgtatatatatatgtatgtgtatatatgtatatatatatgtatatatatgtatatatatatgtatatatgtgtatatatatgtatatatgtgtgtatatatatgtatatatgtgtatatatatatgtatatatatgtatatatatatgtatatgtatgtatatatatatatgtatatgtatgtatatatatatgtatatgtatgtatatatatatgtatatatatgtatatacacatgtatTAATTATCTCTCATTAATGgctccactgtgctgctgtttcacactgAACTCGAGTCAGCAGAACCAGATGATTGATTTCAGTTTGGGAGACAGAAAATCCGTCCTGTTCCTCCAACAGGACGTCGACTCGTCGACCCTGCCGACTTTCATcagttcactgtgtttttgtcGTCCCGCAGAACCAAGCGGAGCAGCGCCCCCCCGCCCGCCACAGCACCCCGCCCACCTCCCTGTACCGCACCCACTCTCTGGGAGGGCCCCCTCCTGGCCTCCCCGCCTCCCTGCGGGCCGACCAGCTCCCCACACAGCCGGTGTACTCCACACCGCGGCACAGCCACAATGGAAGGTAAAGAAAGCGCTGAGGCTGAATCTGTGGTGGCAATTAAAAATCAACCGGTAATTAACTGGAAGCTGCTCTGATGATTGATCAGTCAGTGGcagaatattaataaatattaataaatattaataaaaccTGCAGGTCTGCTCAAGCAAAAAGGATCTTTACCGACTGACTCAACAATCAGTTTACAATCAGCTGTTATTCATacctgactgctgctgtttccatggttactCCGCACAGCGTGCCAGGCCAGGAGGCGGAGTCGGCCGATGGCACCTTCCTGTCGGGAGAGGACGGGGAGGAGGGCAgcgctttgagtgacagcctgTCGCGGCTGCGCAGCCCGTCGGTGATGGAGGTCCGAGAGAAAGGATACgagaggctgaaggaggagcTGGCCAAGGCCCAGAGGGTgggacggacacacacacacacacacacacacacacacacacgctggtcTCAACCTGAAGGAATTTAAAATTgaatgcaagtgtgtgtgtgtgtgtgtgtgtgtgtgtgtgtgtgtgtgtgtgtgtgtgtgtgtgtgtgtgtgtgtgtgtgtgtgtgtgtgtgtgtgtgtgtgtgtgtgtgtgtgtgtgtgtgtgtgtgtttcattcactcatttcatAGACTGACAtcatgtaatattttattttagatttgaTTTAAAGGCactttttgtatatttgttttgatttaagATGAAACAGAGACTTATACCTCAAACATATTCCACTGATTTTATTTCGTCATCTGTTCGTTTGTTGTTGCCATGCTATGATTTTcctttcatgtgttcatttggcggctgtttttctgttgtgttgttttttggttgtgtgtgtgtgtgtggaaggagCTGCTGTTGAAGGATGAGGAGTGTGAGAGGTTGTCTAAAGTCAGAGACCAGCTCGgccaggagctggaggagctcaCCGCCAGTCTGTTCCAGGTCGGTCCGCCTCCTCTCCGTCTGTCcgtctcctctgcttcctgcttcctgtttcccttCCTCGTGAGGCCGCGGCCAGACagaaaaaatctgaatgatGGACACAGACTTGTTGCTTGCTGTTGTTTggcagcagaaatgtgaaacagaCGTGTGAAGCTGTTTCAGTGGATTTGTAAACATTTCATGTTCCCGTTTCATTGTGAAATCCAAACCCTGCAGCCATTCAGCCTCTCAGCCACTCTGTCTTGATCCTCCATCGAAGccgttaaaaaaaaaccccatctgTGGCTGTTTGCTGCCGACGGTTCAATCAGAGAATCAGCTGCAATGATCAATTCAtccactgaaagaaaatgagtcaGCAGTTATTGTCCTACATCATTCACACCAGCCCGAACAGCCGGGTTCAGACTCAGACTCTGACTGAATAAGGTGACTTAACGACCGCGGCCCCGCCCACAGAGACGCCGCAGGGCTCAGGGCTCACACTGTCTCcacacagggagacagacaggatcTGTCCGGCTGGCCTTCACAATGTGTCgttcctttcctcttcacagtcctcctcctcctcctcctcctcctcctcgtctcacTCCTTTTCTCATAGAAGGTGCTGGGACtcttatctctgtgtgtgtgtgtgtgtgtgtgtgtgtgtgtgtgtgtgtgtgtgtgtgtgtgtgtgtgtgtgtgtgtgtgtgtgtgtgtgtgtgtgtgtgtgtgtgcgtgtgtgtgcgcgcgtgtgtgtgtgtgcgtgtgcgcgctTTACattatgttgctgttgtgagAGAAGTGTTTCTTTGAATGCACATTGAGTGTGTGTAGATGTTCCTTCACCATCAGAACTGAAACTAAAATCACATGTACCGCAATGTAAGTTTTCAAAAatatcaaagtgtgtgtgtgtgtgtgtgttttccaggaggCCCACAAAATGGTCAGAGAGGCCAACGTCAAACAGGCAAACGctgaaaaacaactgaaagaaGCCCTGGGCAAGGTGACGGCACTGAACTCTGAGCATGTTCCTGTCCAGtgtgaacacagacatgaaacacacactgataccaTGTGACACTTCCTGAGCATGCCATTATCTCCACTCAGAAACCTTGAAAACAAGTTCTTCAGAACGTCacgtttttaagttttctttagTATCAGAGTAATCCAGTTACAGATGTCTGTACGTCCACGAGTACTCTGCAAACAGGCGCTGCTAATCGCTGATTCAGCATACTGTCGATGCTGCCAGTTTGACAAGATGTCAACAAATACATGCTAAAAACACGGCGCTAAAGAGAGAACGGTAGCATCTACCTGTTCAGTTCTGTGGTCACGCTGCTTCTCAAACTGTGTGTTAGCGTTAGCATGTTTCCACCTGTCAGATCAGCACAAACAGTtgtgactcctcctcctcctcctcctcctcctcgtcagaTTGACGTCCTCCAGGCGGAGGTCCAGGCCCTGAAGACACTCGTGctctcctcccccacctcccccctgGGTGAACTCCCCCCCGCAGGAGCGGTAGGAGGAGGGGTGAAGACTCCCTTCAGAAAGGGCCACAGCAGGAACAAGAGCACCTCCTCTGCCATCCTGGGCACGCAGCCCGACCCGTCGGCCACGCAGCCCATCGTACGGGAGTGCAGAGAGGTAGGAGGGCACAGAGGTTCACCTGGTGGGGGGTGTTTCAATCGcagcctgcagtgtgtgaatgttaaCCCATGCTGTGGGACATGCAGGCCGACAGTCAGCTGTTCAGTGACTTCAAGGCGTGGAAGGAGGAGCCGACGCTGGACCGAGGCTGCTGCTTCCTGGAGAGAGTTTACCGCGAGGACATCTACCCCTGCCTCACCTTCAGCAAGAGCGAGGTACGAGACACGCTCGCAGCCGGTCCATGACGTACGGGACGCAGTTCATACATGCTGACTTTACTGATGATGTCGAGGCTGAAGAAGCTTCTGTGCTCTGAACAGTATTTACGGTTAATTTAACTAATTAAGCTCAAAATGAGACGCTAACGGAGCCTTCTTGGATAAGACAGCTGGGCGTGGAAACACTGTCCCCCGTCCCACAGAGAGCGATTCTGTCCTAAAGACCGCAGCTTTAGAGGACAAACACTTAGTTCAGCTCAGACTGTTGAAGCCTCATATTAACTAACGCTGTAAACACGTTAGGGGTCTTTTAACGTCCAGTATAAACTGGAGGAATTTAACGTCCTTCATCGTCCTCTTGTCCCTCAGCTGGGGTCGGCCATCTTGGAAGCCGTGGAGCAGAACACGCTCAGTGTGGAGCCGGTCGGTTTCCAGCCGCTGCCTGTGGTCAAAGCCTCGGCGGTGGAGTGCGGAGGACCAAAgtgagaccacacacacacacacacactctttctcctcctcatcaggcTTTCActctttcatcatcatctctccatcttccttCATTTCTTCTGTAGTGGGCGAAGGGCCGAGCTCGTCACGTAAgtctgactctctctgtctctctctctctctctctctctctctctctctccattagCATTTTTAATCTCTCCTCAGTTGCTCCTCGACCCCACCTGACTCCTCCAAACCCCCCTGCTAACTCTCAATAATCCCCCCTTCACTGCTTCCTCCTGTCCAGGTTTATCAAAGCGATCCAGATGAGACGAACCTTGATAAATGTTTAACagtcctccctctttcctccctcccttcactcCTTCCCTGCCTCCTCGAGTCTCAGTGTTAGTCCTGTTTGTCGTTCAGTTTTCCTCACGTTGAAACTAAAGCctgtaaatgtgtctgtgtgtgtcttcgaTAGAAAATGTGCCCTGAGCGGTCAGACCAAAACCTGTAAGCACAGAATCAAGTTTGGAGATTCGTCCAACTATTACTACGTGTCTCCCTACTGTAGATACAGAGTgagtacacgcacacacgcacacacacacacacacacgcacatgcaatgcaacagtcagtcagtcagtttttacCTCCATTCCACAttcattgcatttcctgtgactgcttcacaataaaagcctcccCGTGCTTTGCCAgttgaatgcttttaatgtgaagcagctgcagtaataaatgctgttttagcattagcagtagctGCGTCCAGCTCTGATTCGTCTGTAGGGGATGAACATGAAGCTGATGTCAACAGTTACTCTGATCACatgttgcatcatttcctgtgaatccctcGTGCACGTGAAGGCAACTCGGCGGAGCAGTGGCGGACCCCGCCACCTACCATTAGAAGTAGTGGAGAGATTTACAGAAGGTTAAAATGTCTTTTACGTCTTTTAGACGTTTGTTTAAATCCAGACTTGTGCTTGATCATCACATTCAACAAGGCTCAGAACTCATTTTGATGTCAGCTGTGAGCTCTCTGTGAGCCGGAGCTCTGTGTAGTGATCCATC
This region of Chelmon rostratus isolate fCheRos1 chromosome 22, fCheRos1.pri, whole genome shotgun sequence genomic DNA includes:
- the LOC121625676 gene encoding rab-3A-interacting protein isoform X2, producing the protein MACSSGQSNAETLEGFHEVNLASPTTPDLQNQAEQRPPARHSTPPTSLYRTHSLGGPPPGLPASLRADQLPTQPVYSTPRHSHNGSVPGQEAESADGTFLSGEDGEEGSALSDSLSRLRSPSVMEVREKGYERLKEELAKAQRELLLKDEECERLSKVRDQLGQELEELTASLFQEAHKMVREANVKQANAEKQLKEALGKIDVLQAEVQALKTLVLSSPTSPLGELPPAGAVGGGVKTPFRKGHSRNKSTSSAILGTQPDPSATQPIVRECREADSQLFSDFKAWKEEPTLDRGCCFLERVYREDIYPCLTFSKSELGSAILEAVEQNTLSVEPVGFQPLPVVKASAVECGGPKKCALSGQTKTCKHRIKFGDSSNYYYVSPYCRYRITAVCNFFTYIRYIHQGLVKQQDAEQMFWEVMQLRREMSFAKLGYYKDQL
- the LOC121625676 gene encoding rab-3A-interacting protein isoform X1, which encodes MACSSGQSNAETLEGFHEVNLASPTTPDLQNQAEQRPPARHSTPPTSLYRTHSLGGPPPGLPASLRADQLPTQPVYSTPRHSHNGSVPGQEAESADGTFLSGEDGEEGSALSDSLSRLRSPSVMEVREKGYERLKEELAKAQRELLLKDEECERLSKVRDQLGQELEELTASLFQEAHKMVREANVKQANAEKQLKEALGKIDVLQAEVQALKTLVLSSPTSPLGELPPAGAVGGGVKTPFRKGHSRNKSTSSAILGTQPDPSATQPIVRECREADSQLFSDFKAWKEEPTLDRGCCFLERVYREDIYPCLTFSKSELGSAILEAVEQNTLSVEPVGFQPLPVVKASAVECGGPNGRRAELVTKCALSGQTKTCKHRIKFGDSSNYYYVSPYCRYRITAVCNFFTYIRYIHQGLVKQQDAEQMFWEVMQLRREMSFAKLGYYKDQL